One part of the Girardinichthys multiradiatus isolate DD_20200921_A chromosome 10, DD_fGirMul_XY1, whole genome shotgun sequence genome encodes these proteins:
- the LOC124875107 gene encoding rho GTPase-activating protein SYDE1 isoform X1: protein MAEPLLRRTFSRLRGRDQGRRKTDPKLSETPVSSAALQTSSSASSLTITSSTVTTAHHVPTSPPRNHITVAKKQQWARQGVSAPPSSLSSTHTTSDQWSSWIFQHESKMAWNDSLVQEKKHSYPDTMSIQDTCSTNCFPVTTTQQEDSESAGGATDISSPSISAKLSGKRAYLQSLERSSRAWVLSSGKSQAADDVCGPLEGNSNNIWYNPIPEEEDGGGPTRREEVWKRRDEEQEVADLRGEGCSSDCPQEDTNLSHHTDEIKEEFPDSPASDSSPTSLKKGGGAGSVMDRLRSPGTVRKLSLKMKKLPELRRKLSLRSSSRTRQATSSTGQGNDPTNKNTVSSPNQNVISRYHLDSSTPPALPLRRSSRQRSASKGGYLSDGDSPELLPRQQVTDLTNFQEAPCDVGSFRLYVGSDPSRCSQRVTGLLTVHLLGLEEMKNSRLEDSKEIFLAIQVDGVTRARTALLTLRGHALPLNHTFHLDLERAQQLRIVVLTPAPLSTLVGVKPDQNHSSGGPNRNRVCCLSGVSIPPIFKGSRSQQLCLKLEPRGLLYVKLTLQEKWDTQHGRDPATPANVFGVELHHLVEKEGSTSPVPLLIQKTVAEIERRGLKVVGLYRLCGSAAVKKELKDWFEKNSSAVCLSEDLYPDINVITGILKDYLRELPSPLITRTLYQVVREAMTQRSLPETPDPEVAQCTVKLLSCLPEPEKATLSLLLDHLSLVASFSSFNRMTHQNLAVCFGPVLLTPAQEACRGGGERGAGRAGRGTGKAFGSGEEMANAVDFKRHIEALHYLLQLWPVPTHRVLADNSSPPSSPTLTQQLQLQPHLQHHPSLRLTLLPNVEEEVVVSRRGRGGLARLENPPPVNRYAGDWTICGQNLLSEHEADYDEVAGSEGEGGSREEEEEHKEAWSSGAAGGGLFVDEFMDFDTPFNCRLSLKDFDTLIHDLDRELAKQINICL from the exons ATGGCCGAGCCACTGCTGAGAAGAACCTTCTCCAGACTGAGGGGCAGAGACCAGGGCCGCAGAAAGACAGACCCCAAACTAAGCG AGACTCCAGTCAGCTCTGCCGCCCTTCAGACGTCTTCATCAGCATCATCGTTGACGATAACATCCAGCACTGTAACCACAGCCCACCATGTCCCCACCTCACCTCCTCGAAATCATATAACAGTTGCTAAGAAACAGCAATGGGCGCGACAGGGCGTTTCAGCTCCGCCTTCCTCTCTGAGCTCCACCCACACGACCTCTGACCAGTGGTCATCGTGGATATTCCAGCATGAATCTAAGATGGCCTGGAATGACAGTCTGGTGCAGGAGAAG AAACATTCGTATCCTGACACAATGTCAATTCAGGATACATGCAGCACAAACTGTTTTCCTGTCACCACCACACAGCAGGAAGACTCTGAGTCTGCAGGGGGCGCCACTGATATTTCTTCCCCCAGCATCAGCGCCAAGCTGTCGGGTAAGCGAGCATACCTCCAGAGCCTGGAGCGGAGTAGCCGAGCATGGGTGTTGTCTTCAGGAAAGTCCCAAGctgcagatgatgtatgtggtcCTCTGGAGGGTAACAGCAACAATATCTGGTACAACCCTATTCCTGaagaggaggatggaggaggtcCAACCAGGAGGGAGGAGGTATGgaaaagaagagatgaagagcaggaggTTGCTGATCTCAGAGGAGAAGGTTGTAGCAGTGACTGTCCACAGGAGGACACCAATCTCAGTCACCACACTGATGAAATTAAGGAAGAATTCCCAG ACTCCCCTGCCTCAGACTCAAGCCCCACCTCCTTAAAAAAAGGGGGAGGTGCTGGTAGTGTAATGGACAGGTTGAGGTCTCCTGGTACTGTTAGGAAACTGTCATTGAAGATGAAGAAACTTCCTGAACTCCGGCGAAAACTCAGCCTACGTTCATCTTCCCGTACTCGCCAGGCCACCAGTAGCACAGGACAAGGGAATGATCCAACCAATAAGAACACAGTCTCATCCCCCAACCAGAATGTCATCAGCAGATATCATCTGGACAGCTCCACCCCCCCAGCCCTTCCGCTGCGACGATCATCCAGACAACGTTCTGCCAGCAAAGGAg GATACCTTAGTGACGGTGATTCACCTGAGCTGCTTCCTCGGCAACAGGTCACTGACCTCACAAACTTCCAGGAAGCTCCATGTGATGTTGGTTCATTTCGACTGTACGTGGGCTCAGATCCATCACGATGCAGCCAGCGGGTGACGGGATTACTGACTGTCCACCTGCTGGGCCTGGAGGAAATGAAGAACAGCAG ATTAGAGGACAGTAAAGAGATCTTCTTGGCCATCCAGGTCGATGGGGTGACAAGAGCCAGGACCGCCCTCTTGACCTTGAGAGGCCACGCCCTGCCGTTAAACCACACCTTCCATCTGGACCTGGAGAGGGCCCAGCAGCTCCGGATTGTAGTGTTAACACCAG ctcctctgtcAACATTGGTTGGCGTTAAACCAGACCAGAATCATTCTTCCGGTGGTCCAAACCGAAATCGGGTTTGTTGCCTGAGTGGGGTCTCCATCCCGCCGATCTTTAAAG GGAGTCGTAGTCAGCAGCTCTGCTTGAAGCTGGAGCCCAGAGGACTTCTTTATGTCAAACTGACTCTGCAGGAAAAATGGGACACACAG CATGGAAGGGATCCTGCAACACCTGCTAATGTGTTTGGGGTTGAACTCCACCATCTGGTGGAGAAGGAAGGATCCACATCTCCAGTTCCCCTGCTGATCCAGAAAACAGTGGCAGAAATAGAGAGACGAGGACTGAAG GTGGTGGGTCTGTACCGACTGTGTGGTTCCGCTGCCGTCAAGAAGGAGCTTAAAGACTGGTTCGAAAAGAACAGTTCAGCCGTGTGTCTGTCAGAAGACCTCTACCCTGACATCAACGTAATCACAG GTATTCTGAAGGACTACCTTCGTGAGCTCCCATCTCCTCTAATCACTAGGACTCTGTACCAGGTGGTCCGGGAGGCCATGACCCAGCGATCCCTACCAGAGACCCCTGACCCAGAAGTAGCCCAGTGCACTGTTAAACTTCTATCCTGTCTGCCAGAACCAGAGAAG GCCACACTCTCACTCCTGCTGGACCACCTCAGCCTGGTAGCCTCCTTCAGCTCCTTTAACAGGATGACACACCAGAACCTGGCAGTCTGCTTTGGTCCGGTACTCCTCACGCCGGCGCAGGAGGCCTGTAGGGGTGGGGGAGAGAGAGGGGCAGGAAGGGCTGGAAGAGGAACAGGGAAAGCCTTTGGTTCTGGTGAGGAGATGGCCAACGCGGTGGACTTCAAACGGCACATTGAGGCCTTGCACTACCTGCTGCAGCTTTGGCCAG TGCCGACCCATAGAGTCCTAGCAGACAACTCCTCCCCTCCATCCTCCCCCACCCTTACCCAGCAGCTCCAGCTCCAGCCACACCTGCAGCACCACCCAAGCTTGAGGCTGACTCTCCTCCCCAATGTGGAGGAGGAAGTGGTGGTGTCACGTCGAGGGCGCGGCGGACTGGCCCGGCTGGAGAATCCACCACCCGTCAATCGGTATGCCGGAGACTGGACCATCTGTGGGCAAAATCTTCTCTCCGAGCACGAAGCCGACTACGACGAGGTGGCTGGAAGTGAGGGTGAAGGAG gcagcagagaagaagaggaggagcacAAGGAGGCCTGGTCATCaggagcagcaggaggaggtcTGTTCGTAGACGAGTTCATGGATTTTGATACACCATTTAACTGTCGACTCAGTCTGAAGGACTTTGACACCCTGATCCACGACTTGGACCGAGAGCTGGCAAAGCAGATCAACATCTGCTTGTAG
- the LOC124875108 gene encoding protein phosphatase 1 regulatory subunit 3C-B-like isoform X1 → MKRSRLLFCSVLKTPFPIMPVDMAIRICLASSPPPYSFLSNHDNHRYMPAVVSPLRPCLSSVCCSSVSAETLASPEAVPPKRSLRKSVMFADSQGLALTTVYVFTEDEYDPLAELQFHLTELEGATEALCLENVKDSAESGSGLVLDFTPPAADYLDLRNRLKVQQVCLETCSVQDHLLSGTIQVRNICFEKSVLVRITFDSWNSFRDIKCQYLNNVYGSPDTDTFTFSISVLPDRDSPSGVEFCIKYQTEDQTYWDNNLGNNYRLSTVDPTGCPNWVSERSTRREIQRDSSGQNKDKMEFDPFGSPRMSTGIFPEWQSWGRVETSAPYW, encoded by the exons ATGAAACGCAGCAG GTTGTTGTTCTGTTCTGTCCTCAAGACTCCATTTCCCATCATGCCTGTCGACATGGCCATAAGGATCTGCCTCGCCAGCTCTCCTCCACCTTACTCCTTCCTCAGTAACCATGACAACCATCGGTACATGCCAGCTGTCGTGTCGCCACTTCGTCCATGCCTGTCCTCTGTCTGCTGCAGCTCCGTCTCAGCGGAAACCCTGGCCTCGCCAGAAGCTGTGCCGCCGAAGAGGAGCCTGAGGAAGAGCGTGATGTTTGCGGATTCTCAGGGTCTGGCGCTCACCACCGTTTACGTCTTCACCGAGGACGAGTATGACCCGCTGGCGGAGCTGCAGTTCCACCTGACAGAGTTGGAGGGCGCCACTGAAGCACTGTGTCTGGAAAACGTCAAAG ACTCAGCAGAATCTGGTTCTGGCCTGGTCCTGGACTTTACTCCACCAGCTGCAGACTATCTGGACCTGAGAAACCGACTTAAAGTGCAGCAGGTTTGCCTGGAGACTTGTTCAGTACAGGACCACCTTCTCTCTGGTACCATTCAGGTCCGGAACATCTGCTTTGAGAAGTCTGTCTTGGTCCGAATCACGTTTGATTCCTGGAACTCCTTCCGGGACATCAAGTGCCAGTACCTGAACAATGTCTACGGCTCCCCCGACACTGACACCTTCACCTTCTCCATCTCTGTACTGCCGGACAGGGATTCGCCCAGTGGAGTGGAGTTTTGCATCAAGTACCAGACAGAGGACCAGACTTACTGGGATAACAACCTCGGGAACAACTACCGGTTGTCTACGGTGGATCCGACCGGCTGTCCAAACTGGGTTTCTGAAAGGAGCACACGGCGGGAGATTCAGAGGGACAGCAGTGGACAGAACAAAGACAAGATGGAGTTTGATCCTTTTGGAAGTCCCCGGATGTCAACAGGGATATTTCCTGAGTGGCAGAGCTGGGGTCGAGTGGAGACCAGTGCCCCCTACTGGTGA
- the LOC124875108 gene encoding protein phosphatase 1 regulatory subunit 3C-B-like isoform X2 has product MPVDMAIRICLASSPPPYSFLSNHDNHRYMPAVVSPLRPCLSSVCCSSVSAETLASPEAVPPKRSLRKSVMFADSQGLALTTVYVFTEDEYDPLAELQFHLTELEGATEALCLENVKDSAESGSGLVLDFTPPAADYLDLRNRLKVQQVCLETCSVQDHLLSGTIQVRNICFEKSVLVRITFDSWNSFRDIKCQYLNNVYGSPDTDTFTFSISVLPDRDSPSGVEFCIKYQTEDQTYWDNNLGNNYRLSTVDPTGCPNWVSERSTRREIQRDSSGQNKDKMEFDPFGSPRMSTGIFPEWQSWGRVETSAPYW; this is encoded by the exons ATGCCTGTCGACATGGCCATAAGGATCTGCCTCGCCAGCTCTCCTCCACCTTACTCCTTCCTCAGTAACCATGACAACCATCGGTACATGCCAGCTGTCGTGTCGCCACTTCGTCCATGCCTGTCCTCTGTCTGCTGCAGCTCCGTCTCAGCGGAAACCCTGGCCTCGCCAGAAGCTGTGCCGCCGAAGAGGAGCCTGAGGAAGAGCGTGATGTTTGCGGATTCTCAGGGTCTGGCGCTCACCACCGTTTACGTCTTCACCGAGGACGAGTATGACCCGCTGGCGGAGCTGCAGTTCCACCTGACAGAGTTGGAGGGCGCCACTGAAGCACTGTGTCTGGAAAACGTCAAAG ACTCAGCAGAATCTGGTTCTGGCCTGGTCCTGGACTTTACTCCACCAGCTGCAGACTATCTGGACCTGAGAAACCGACTTAAAGTGCAGCAGGTTTGCCTGGAGACTTGTTCAGTACAGGACCACCTTCTCTCTGGTACCATTCAGGTCCGGAACATCTGCTTTGAGAAGTCTGTCTTGGTCCGAATCACGTTTGATTCCTGGAACTCCTTCCGGGACATCAAGTGCCAGTACCTGAACAATGTCTACGGCTCCCCCGACACTGACACCTTCACCTTCTCCATCTCTGTACTGCCGGACAGGGATTCGCCCAGTGGAGTGGAGTTTTGCATCAAGTACCAGACAGAGGACCAGACTTACTGGGATAACAACCTCGGGAACAACTACCGGTTGTCTACGGTGGATCCGACCGGCTGTCCAAACTGGGTTTCTGAAAGGAGCACACGGCGGGAGATTCAGAGGGACAGCAGTGGACAGAACAAAGACAAGATGGAGTTTGATCCTTTTGGAAGTCCCCGGATGTCAACAGGGATATTTCCTGAGTGGCAGAGCTGGGGTCGAGTGGAGACCAGTGCCCCCTACTGGTGA
- the LOC124875107 gene encoding rho GTPase-activating protein SYDE1 isoform X2 — MSIQDTCSTNCFPVTTTQQEDSESAGGATDISSPSISAKLSGKRAYLQSLERSSRAWVLSSGKSQAADDVCGPLEGNSNNIWYNPIPEEEDGGGPTRREEVWKRRDEEQEVADLRGEGCSSDCPQEDTNLSHHTDEIKEEFPDSPASDSSPTSLKKGGGAGSVMDRLRSPGTVRKLSLKMKKLPELRRKLSLRSSSRTRQATSSTGQGNDPTNKNTVSSPNQNVISRYHLDSSTPPALPLRRSSRQRSASKGGYLSDGDSPELLPRQQVTDLTNFQEAPCDVGSFRLYVGSDPSRCSQRVTGLLTVHLLGLEEMKNSRLEDSKEIFLAIQVDGVTRARTALLTLRGHALPLNHTFHLDLERAQQLRIVVLTPAPLSTLVGVKPDQNHSSGGPNRNRVCCLSGVSIPPIFKGSRSQQLCLKLEPRGLLYVKLTLQEKWDTQHGRDPATPANVFGVELHHLVEKEGSTSPVPLLIQKTVAEIERRGLKVVGLYRLCGSAAVKKELKDWFEKNSSAVCLSEDLYPDINVITGILKDYLRELPSPLITRTLYQVVREAMTQRSLPETPDPEVAQCTVKLLSCLPEPEKATLSLLLDHLSLVASFSSFNRMTHQNLAVCFGPVLLTPAQEACRGGGERGAGRAGRGTGKAFGSGEEMANAVDFKRHIEALHYLLQLWPVPTHRVLADNSSPPSSPTLTQQLQLQPHLQHHPSLRLTLLPNVEEEVVVSRRGRGGLARLENPPPVNRYAGDWTICGQNLLSEHEADYDEVAGSEGEGGSREEEEEHKEAWSSGAAGGGLFVDEFMDFDTPFNCRLSLKDFDTLIHDLDRELAKQINICL; from the exons ATGTCAATTCAGGATACATGCAGCACAAACTGTTTTCCTGTCACCACCACACAGCAGGAAGACTCTGAGTCTGCAGGGGGCGCCACTGATATTTCTTCCCCCAGCATCAGCGCCAAGCTGTCGGGTAAGCGAGCATACCTCCAGAGCCTGGAGCGGAGTAGCCGAGCATGGGTGTTGTCTTCAGGAAAGTCCCAAGctgcagatgatgtatgtggtcCTCTGGAGGGTAACAGCAACAATATCTGGTACAACCCTATTCCTGaagaggaggatggaggaggtcCAACCAGGAGGGAGGAGGTATGgaaaagaagagatgaagagcaggaggTTGCTGATCTCAGAGGAGAAGGTTGTAGCAGTGACTGTCCACAGGAGGACACCAATCTCAGTCACCACACTGATGAAATTAAGGAAGAATTCCCAG ACTCCCCTGCCTCAGACTCAAGCCCCACCTCCTTAAAAAAAGGGGGAGGTGCTGGTAGTGTAATGGACAGGTTGAGGTCTCCTGGTACTGTTAGGAAACTGTCATTGAAGATGAAGAAACTTCCTGAACTCCGGCGAAAACTCAGCCTACGTTCATCTTCCCGTACTCGCCAGGCCACCAGTAGCACAGGACAAGGGAATGATCCAACCAATAAGAACACAGTCTCATCCCCCAACCAGAATGTCATCAGCAGATATCATCTGGACAGCTCCACCCCCCCAGCCCTTCCGCTGCGACGATCATCCAGACAACGTTCTGCCAGCAAAGGAg GATACCTTAGTGACGGTGATTCACCTGAGCTGCTTCCTCGGCAACAGGTCACTGACCTCACAAACTTCCAGGAAGCTCCATGTGATGTTGGTTCATTTCGACTGTACGTGGGCTCAGATCCATCACGATGCAGCCAGCGGGTGACGGGATTACTGACTGTCCACCTGCTGGGCCTGGAGGAAATGAAGAACAGCAG ATTAGAGGACAGTAAAGAGATCTTCTTGGCCATCCAGGTCGATGGGGTGACAAGAGCCAGGACCGCCCTCTTGACCTTGAGAGGCCACGCCCTGCCGTTAAACCACACCTTCCATCTGGACCTGGAGAGGGCCCAGCAGCTCCGGATTGTAGTGTTAACACCAG ctcctctgtcAACATTGGTTGGCGTTAAACCAGACCAGAATCATTCTTCCGGTGGTCCAAACCGAAATCGGGTTTGTTGCCTGAGTGGGGTCTCCATCCCGCCGATCTTTAAAG GGAGTCGTAGTCAGCAGCTCTGCTTGAAGCTGGAGCCCAGAGGACTTCTTTATGTCAAACTGACTCTGCAGGAAAAATGGGACACACAG CATGGAAGGGATCCTGCAACACCTGCTAATGTGTTTGGGGTTGAACTCCACCATCTGGTGGAGAAGGAAGGATCCACATCTCCAGTTCCCCTGCTGATCCAGAAAACAGTGGCAGAAATAGAGAGACGAGGACTGAAG GTGGTGGGTCTGTACCGACTGTGTGGTTCCGCTGCCGTCAAGAAGGAGCTTAAAGACTGGTTCGAAAAGAACAGTTCAGCCGTGTGTCTGTCAGAAGACCTCTACCCTGACATCAACGTAATCACAG GTATTCTGAAGGACTACCTTCGTGAGCTCCCATCTCCTCTAATCACTAGGACTCTGTACCAGGTGGTCCGGGAGGCCATGACCCAGCGATCCCTACCAGAGACCCCTGACCCAGAAGTAGCCCAGTGCACTGTTAAACTTCTATCCTGTCTGCCAGAACCAGAGAAG GCCACACTCTCACTCCTGCTGGACCACCTCAGCCTGGTAGCCTCCTTCAGCTCCTTTAACAGGATGACACACCAGAACCTGGCAGTCTGCTTTGGTCCGGTACTCCTCACGCCGGCGCAGGAGGCCTGTAGGGGTGGGGGAGAGAGAGGGGCAGGAAGGGCTGGAAGAGGAACAGGGAAAGCCTTTGGTTCTGGTGAGGAGATGGCCAACGCGGTGGACTTCAAACGGCACATTGAGGCCTTGCACTACCTGCTGCAGCTTTGGCCAG TGCCGACCCATAGAGTCCTAGCAGACAACTCCTCCCCTCCATCCTCCCCCACCCTTACCCAGCAGCTCCAGCTCCAGCCACACCTGCAGCACCACCCAAGCTTGAGGCTGACTCTCCTCCCCAATGTGGAGGAGGAAGTGGTGGTGTCACGTCGAGGGCGCGGCGGACTGGCCCGGCTGGAGAATCCACCACCCGTCAATCGGTATGCCGGAGACTGGACCATCTGTGGGCAAAATCTTCTCTCCGAGCACGAAGCCGACTACGACGAGGTGGCTGGAAGTGAGGGTGAAGGAG gcagcagagaagaagaggaggagcacAAGGAGGCCTGGTCATCaggagcagcaggaggaggtcTGTTCGTAGACGAGTTCATGGATTTTGATACACCATTTAACTGTCGACTCAGTCTGAAGGACTTTGACACCCTGATCCACGACTTGGACCGAGAGCTGGCAAAGCAGATCAACATCTGCTTGTAG
- the LOC124875108 gene encoding protein phosphatase 1 regulatory subunit 3C-B-like isoform X3, with protein MKRSSSVSAETLASPEAVPPKRSLRKSVMFADSQGLALTTVYVFTEDEYDPLAELQFHLTELEGATEALCLENVKDSAESGSGLVLDFTPPAADYLDLRNRLKVQQVCLETCSVQDHLLSGTIQVRNICFEKSVLVRITFDSWNSFRDIKCQYLNNVYGSPDTDTFTFSISVLPDRDSPSGVEFCIKYQTEDQTYWDNNLGNNYRLSTVDPTGCPNWVSERSTRREIQRDSSGQNKDKMEFDPFGSPRMSTGIFPEWQSWGRVETSAPYW; from the exons ATGAAACGCAGCAG CTCCGTCTCAGCGGAAACCCTGGCCTCGCCAGAAGCTGTGCCGCCGAAGAGGAGCCTGAGGAAGAGCGTGATGTTTGCGGATTCTCAGGGTCTGGCGCTCACCACCGTTTACGTCTTCACCGAGGACGAGTATGACCCGCTGGCGGAGCTGCAGTTCCACCTGACAGAGTTGGAGGGCGCCACTGAAGCACTGTGTCTGGAAAACGTCAAAG ACTCAGCAGAATCTGGTTCTGGCCTGGTCCTGGACTTTACTCCACCAGCTGCAGACTATCTGGACCTGAGAAACCGACTTAAAGTGCAGCAGGTTTGCCTGGAGACTTGTTCAGTACAGGACCACCTTCTCTCTGGTACCATTCAGGTCCGGAACATCTGCTTTGAGAAGTCTGTCTTGGTCCGAATCACGTTTGATTCCTGGAACTCCTTCCGGGACATCAAGTGCCAGTACCTGAACAATGTCTACGGCTCCCCCGACACTGACACCTTCACCTTCTCCATCTCTGTACTGCCGGACAGGGATTCGCCCAGTGGAGTGGAGTTTTGCATCAAGTACCAGACAGAGGACCAGACTTACTGGGATAACAACCTCGGGAACAACTACCGGTTGTCTACGGTGGATCCGACCGGCTGTCCAAACTGGGTTTCTGAAAGGAGCACACGGCGGGAGATTCAGAGGGACAGCAGTGGACAGAACAAAGACAAGATGGAGTTTGATCCTTTTGGAAGTCCCCGGATGTCAACAGGGATATTTCCTGAGTGGCAGAGCTGGGGTCGAGTGGAGACCAGTGCCCCCTACTGGTGA